From the Chitinophagales bacterium genome, the window CGCCATCTACACTTTTATAGGTATTGCTATAGCCCATTTCTTGTGCTACTGCTCTTAATACATCATCTTCCGGATTGTCTTTTTTGTATTGGGTAGTACCCAACATGAACTTTGCTTTTTCATAGTAGGGTGCAAGTGTGCTTTTCCAGTCTTTAAAGTGAGCCCAAATTTTATTGGTGTAGAAATTTTCTTTGGGCATCATGTGTGTGTTGGCATATACCAGCGAGCCACCACCTACGCCTACTCCGCTGAGTACAAAAACTTCTTTAAAGAAAGTGAGTTTTTGAAAGCCAAACCATCGTAGCAACGGAAGCCAAATGTATTTGGGAACATTCCAGTCGGTTTCGGGAAAATCGGTAGCATTCCATCGCTTACCTTTTTCAATTACTAATACGCTATATCCTTTTTCTGCCAGGCGCAGTGCGCTCGTGCTGCCTCCAAACCCGGAGCCTATTACAATATAGTCGTACTCTTGTTTCATTACTTGGTGTTTAGTTTGAAAAAGCGATTTATACAAAAAACTCACAGTGGCTTCATACTTGCATTGTATTCATACACGGTGTATAGCACAGTTTCTCCAACTGCTTTTAAGGTATTTTTATCTATAGCTTTAATGTCGTCTTGGTGTGTATGCCAATACCAACCAAAGCCGCTGGGTGTGTTGCTATCGTGGTGAATAATATCTATGGTTGGAATTTTGGCACGCTCATTGATGTATTTATGGTCATCAACAATTGGGTCGGTGGTTTGGTTAGAAAAATAGTTGCCATGCCCTAAGATTTTTGCATTGTTCCATACACGGTCTAAAACCCATCCCGCATAGGCTGTTGAAGTTCCCTCGCGGGTAAACACGGCTCCGGGCGCACCTACCATATCCAATAAAATACCGAAATCTGCCTTATAGTCTGTTTGGTGTGGGCTGCGGCTCCAATGCTGTGCACCCAAGCAGTAGGAGTCGGGTACATAATTAGTACTGTTGGCAGGTTGGCCATAATCCTCGCTATCTAAAAACAAAAAATCTACTCCTATGTTTTCTAACTCTTGTGTGCGGATAGTTCTGAGTATTTCCAGTAATACTGCCACTCCGCTTGCGCCATCGTTGGCTCCTAAAATTGGTTCGTTTTGGCGGCTATGGTCTTGGTCGGCAAATGGACGGGTATCCCAGTGTGCAGTTAATAGCACTCTCCTGGCAGCCGAAGGATTTACCGATGCAATAATGTTTGTGGATTTTAAGATGGTGCCATCATAAGCGGTAGCATCAAATTTTTGTACATAGTAGCTGTCGGCATACTTTTTCACAAAGTCTGTAAGCCATGCAGCGCAGGCTTCGTGGGTTTTGGTATTGGGTACTCGTGGACCAAACCGCACTTGGGTTTCAATATAACTAAAAGCCGAATCGCTTTCAAATTTTGGAAATGTAATATCGGGTTGGGTTGAGGTTTTTTGCTCGGTGGTGGGTGGTGTTTCGGTTTTGGTTGGTTTAGTAAACCAGTTACAAGAAGAGAGTGTAAAAAGTGCAGCCGATAGTACAAGGCTAGCAATGTTTTTTAATAGCACGGTATTGTATTTAATGCGATAAATGTAGCTATTGGCTGCATATTTAAAAGGTTGAGCCAGTAATTTAGCTAAATCGGCAATGGTTTTGCGCCTTTAGTTGGGCGTGGAGAATAATTCATATTATTTTTTCTTTTGAACTCAATTTTTGTGCATATTGAACGTTATGCAAGCGCATTAGTAAAATGCTGTTATTTTCGCGCTCCAAAATGAAGAAGGCCTTCGCACTGTTTTTATTGTTTAATAGTGTATTGGCGCTGCAAGCTCAGTTTCATGAGTTTGGGGCGTTTGCTGGCTTTGCGCATTATTTTGGCGATTTAAATCCTCAGTTTAGTTTTGCCATGCCACGTCCTGCCGGAGGAATTTTTTATCGCTACAATATAAAAAAACGGGGAGCATACCGTGCTTCATTTAATTATGGAATGCTGGAATTTCGCGATGATGCCACTAAAATTCCGGCTAACATTCAACGCAATCTTTCGTTTAGAACTAACATCGTAGAAATTACTAACCTTATTGAATTTAATTTTTTGGAGTACGATAAAACCAAGAAAAAGAAATGGTTTACGCCTTATCTTGCCACAGGTTTTACGCTTTTCTTTTTTAATCCTGAGGCCAATTACAAAGGCAAATGGGTTTATTTGCAGCCATTGGGAACCGAGGGGCAAAACGACCCTGATTATTCCGGAGTGAAAAAGTATAAGCTCTATAATTTTTCTATACCGGCAGTTTTTGGTTTTAAGTTTTCGGTACAGAATTGGAATTTGGCAATAGAAGGTGGTTGGCGACAAACGTTTACCGATTACATAGATGATGTAAGCGGGCTTTACCCGGGTTACGCATCACTGCCCGGTGGATCAAAAGGCTTTGCTGCGCAGCTTTCAGATCGCTCGAGAGAACGGGGAATTGAGCCTATTGGCAAACCCGGCACACAACGTGGCGAAAGCCCCAAAACAGATGCTTATTTATTTGCAGGTATTACCGTGAGTTATACAATTATGCGCATTCAATGTCCAAAACCTTTT encodes:
- a CDS encoding M28 family peptidase, producing the protein MLLKNIASLVLSAALFTLSSCNWFTKPTKTETPPTTEQKTSTQPDITFPKFESDSAFSYIETQVRFGPRVPNTKTHEACAAWLTDFVKKYADSYYVQKFDATAYDGTILKSTNIIASVNPSAARRVLLTAHWDTRPFADQDHSRQNEPILGANDGASGVAVLLEILRTIRTQELENIGVDFLFLDSEDYGQPANSTNYVPDSYCLGAQHWSRSPHQTDYKADFGILLDMVGAPGAVFTREGTSTAYAGWVLDRVWNNAKILGHGNYFSNQTTDPIVDDHKYINERAKIPTIDIIHHDSNTPSGFGWYWHTHQDDIKAIDKNTLKAVGETVLYTVYEYNASMKPL